One Luteibacter sp. 9135 DNA segment encodes these proteins:
- the tssK gene encoding type VI secretion system baseplate subunit TssK: protein MNTLTDNLPDVPEAVSWSEGMLLSPQHFQQNDIYWHALLQQRLSTVQPRGWGLLDLAIDPTELARGVVRVTRVRGVMHDGLLVDHVEAVGASPLQLDLSGHGWIAEPNVTVHLCVPVRGKGAANVHGEMQRYTTVAGDLVADEHTGRDEIAVDRLRPVYSLMAGDAVPRSYSSFPLLRLTGDARGVSLASFHPPLLRLEAAAFHGERGLDARLKRLSVLLWAKYRELMGAAGDRAERRLASESHAQVRAARFLVTVLPGLDVLLQSGGVHPFEAYKALAGLVGVLAASDGAPQPPALGGYDHDDCLPQFERAFRYIDAQLARLNADYEVYEFRRVGVSGFQCVLPAGMDTARLLIELRPAVGETAQTLHDWINTAAIGTDDLVSTLVRRRDTGAPVMPADAGQVTALNLPAGSFVYTVAQRRIDPETGPPRALLVAGRTLVILGEPGSHVPTAITLYVPRVAAGH, encoded by the coding sequence ATGAACACCCTCACGGACAACCTGCCCGACGTGCCGGAAGCGGTCTCCTGGTCGGAAGGCATGCTGTTGTCGCCGCAGCATTTCCAGCAGAACGACATCTACTGGCACGCCCTGCTGCAACAACGCCTGTCCACCGTGCAGCCGCGCGGCTGGGGCCTGCTGGACCTGGCGATCGACCCGACCGAGCTGGCCAGGGGCGTGGTGCGCGTGACCCGCGTCCGTGGGGTGATGCACGACGGCCTGCTGGTGGACCACGTGGAAGCCGTGGGTGCGTCGCCATTGCAGCTGGACCTCTCCGGCCACGGCTGGATCGCCGAGCCGAATGTCACCGTGCACCTGTGCGTGCCCGTGCGCGGCAAGGGCGCCGCCAATGTCCACGGCGAGATGCAGCGCTACACCACCGTGGCCGGCGACCTGGTGGCCGACGAGCACACGGGCAGGGACGAGATCGCCGTGGATCGGCTGCGTCCGGTGTATTCGCTGATGGCGGGCGACGCGGTACCGAGGTCCTACAGTTCGTTCCCGCTGCTGCGCCTGACCGGCGATGCACGCGGTGTCAGCCTGGCGTCGTTCCATCCGCCGCTGCTGCGGCTGGAAGCCGCCGCCTTCCACGGCGAGCGCGGGCTGGATGCCCGGCTCAAGCGGCTGTCCGTGCTGCTGTGGGCCAAGTATCGCGAGTTGATGGGTGCCGCGGGCGATCGCGCGGAGCGCCGGCTTGCCAGCGAGTCGCATGCCCAGGTGCGCGCGGCGCGGTTCCTGGTCACCGTGCTGCCCGGCCTGGACGTGCTGCTGCAATCGGGCGGGGTGCATCCGTTCGAGGCGTACAAGGCGTTGGCCGGGCTGGTGGGCGTGCTGGCCGCCAGCGACGGCGCCCCGCAGCCGCCCGCCCTGGGCGGCTACGACCACGACGATTGCCTGCCGCAGTTCGAACGCGCCTTCCGCTACATCGATGCCCAGCTCGCGCGACTGAACGCCGACTACGAGGTCTACGAGTTCCGCCGCGTCGGCGTCTCGGGATTCCAGTGCGTGCTGCCGGCCGGCATGGATACCGCGCGCCTGCTCATCGAACTGCGGCCGGCGGTGGGCGAGACCGCGCAGACCCTGCACGACTGGATCAACACGGCGGCCATCGGCACCGACGACCTCGTCTCCACCCTGGTCCGCCGCCGCGACACCGGGGCACCGGTGATGCCCGCCGATGCCGGACAGGTGACGGCGCTCAACCTTCCGGCGGGCTCGTTCGTGTACACGGTGGCGCAGCGACGGATCGACCCGGAAACGGGACCGCCGCGCGCGCTGCTGGTGGCCGGCCGTACGCTGGTGATCCTGGGCGAGCCGGGCAGCCACGTGCCCACCGCGATCACGCTGTACGTGCCGCGCGTGGCGGCGGGGCACTGA
- a CDS encoding DotU family type IV/VI secretion system protein: MAAASPVYVSLLGRFAAFYETVAEVKLAAQRGDLERLLQPDTPHVALSAHDLAARVSAYLLDVLDKQKHEVVASATEAELAIYVRARYAMLALADEIFILDLAWPGAEHWPEYLLEYRIERSRIAGRRFFDLAQALVDSRAPAPLDADLAGVFLLALQLGFKGRYRGPSGEATIAAFRGKLYKLASQGDLGVARRHAFDEAYKHTVTTDRDNSRTALMPWVRGALYGALGYLVVSSVVWLVLTWSLLDTLQRTAGAAP, from the coding sequence ATGGCGGCCGCCTCGCCCGTCTACGTGTCGCTGCTGGGACGCTTCGCCGCGTTCTACGAGACCGTGGCCGAGGTGAAACTGGCGGCGCAGCGTGGCGACCTGGAGCGGCTGTTGCAGCCGGATACGCCCCATGTGGCGCTGTCCGCACACGACCTGGCCGCACGCGTGTCCGCCTACCTGCTCGACGTGCTGGACAAGCAAAAACACGAGGTCGTGGCCTCGGCGACGGAAGCGGAACTGGCCATCTACGTGCGCGCTCGCTACGCGATGCTGGCCCTGGCCGATGAGATCTTCATCCTCGACCTGGCCTGGCCCGGTGCGGAGCACTGGCCGGAATACCTGCTGGAATACCGCATCGAGCGCAGCCGCATTGCCGGCCGGCGGTTCTTCGACCTGGCCCAGGCGTTGGTGGACTCGCGGGCGCCGGCGCCGCTGGATGCGGATCTGGCCGGCGTCTTCCTGCTCGCCTTGCAGCTGGGTTTCAAGGGGCGCTACCGCGGCCCTTCGGGCGAGGCCACGATCGCCGCCTTCCGCGGCAAGCTGTACAAGCTTGCCAGCCAGGGTGACCTGGGCGTGGCGCGCCGGCATGCCTTCGACGAGGCGTACAAGCACACCGTGACCACCGATCGCGACAACAGCCGCACGGCGCTGATGCCGTGGGTGCGTGGCGCGCTGTATGGCGCGCTGGGATATCTGGTCGTCTCGTCCGTAGTGTGGCTGGTGTTGACCTGGTCGTTGCTGGACACCCTCCAGCGCACCGCCGGAGCCGCGCCGTGA
- a CDS encoding type VI secretion protein IcmF/TssM N-terminal domain-containing protein has protein sequence MSRAFVVCLVLALVALLLIVVLLWRARRAPAVPAVRGVPRKVAGHGRWVTLRDAARRRYAVVERAVRYLLARRDWRYRSNWLLLLGMAGDGKSSLAASVPDDLLRRPSGADLRNEAWLRASVPRAQWRFLDSGVLLDPDATTAPEVAGQAHWHDLLGDIESLRPDRAVDGLVWALSADRLLSSDDAALDALAQAMFTRVYSVQERYAYALPVYLVLTRMDAVPGFDAFWAAQDPALRREIVGWSSSTLDDNGTPAEWIAKAFGKLLDGLRTLVLASAAARDHIDDADDFFLFPQHMRRLQVPLQRVLDVVFKPNMYETRAFCRGIYFVGPDGSDGAAASAPRRDVGFLGDLLAEKVFGEKGLAQRTRKGILARNRLLRGLQLGVAAAALAGVVALPWTAWHVASRGKALHDMVVDVSASSDALARGGCLDARRFNELVGQIARLDTRTRYLAIPASWVDRRIPDGVVRTVSGKALDQVLLPSLACELQKRIDTLSSAVLAPAGGDVPPDQAFERAHAQLDAQLSHLAALEDALARFRTLGHPADEGGVRALLAAFADVSRYVHGKPVPRDALAADGMLGKALLAARYGSAPDIGHDRQRQLIERFDTMAEGAASDLSRRVASGPALLAELKDDRPPVLPTLRAFDDWLRWVGTGWVLSTPASNPCAREVDALRPGIDVLIRKHGYDASLRDTLGHFDTTHCYLPAVATLRQASVPPYGALFTVNATTGELQGISPGLAAEASGLHGLAGMGFMQVASMQAFSCNGSAGGFRAGAFDEVLGELRDYQAFGTRERQAHPVAEGTEPLYERIAHAQLARTLEDSLARNQRQRVGEGDSPGLDAVSTLDRELSTESAALSASIGPMLQSLQQLRQLRFAALADSVGQCARNYASGMLMDVSGLASASQLYAPPVQAANEAGDAPMFDLGSTPVLQAYLQRQLARAQVLSGYAAPFVTLLKNSRGTSDTHRLNAQTDVYWDGTIDQFNRAVQFADPAGQVAGLEDLFLKQLATLTYATCDAALSAYRGPAGGNDLFSARREAMLRQATLACTAQGKAGSELHFYRIAMLFNSEVAGRYPFGPPDAHEVTPDTVRAFFVYYAKEKVELTTWLATAKGDRAARMKTFIAQLDAVQAFFAGNLSVVPVGAPLSMEVTFRARPQDSPLSNQLVGWTLSSGTGKANWPDVAPTLAWTFGQPVSLDLAWADSSRYTPVADPAQADLGVNGHHAVYRADGPWALLHFIEAHRVPSAGGLDPDAVLLGFDVPTVITAPLAGEDAIARAQLYITLRLSANDPTTHSALPLHVPVFPQQAPEP, from the coding sequence GTGAGCCGCGCCTTCGTCGTCTGCCTCGTGCTGGCGCTGGTCGCGCTGCTGCTGATCGTCGTGCTGCTGTGGCGTGCGCGCCGTGCACCCGCGGTGCCCGCGGTACGCGGCGTGCCGCGCAAGGTGGCGGGGCACGGTCGCTGGGTCACGCTGCGCGACGCGGCACGCCGGCGTTACGCCGTGGTGGAGCGCGCGGTGCGCTACCTCCTGGCGCGACGCGACTGGCGTTATCGCAGCAACTGGCTGTTGCTGCTGGGCATGGCCGGCGACGGCAAGAGCAGTCTCGCCGCGTCGGTGCCCGACGACCTGCTGCGCCGACCCAGCGGAGCCGACCTCCGCAACGAGGCCTGGCTGCGGGCCTCGGTGCCGCGTGCGCAGTGGCGTTTCCTCGACAGCGGCGTGCTGCTCGACCCCGATGCCACCACCGCGCCCGAGGTGGCCGGGCAGGCGCACTGGCACGACCTGCTCGGCGATATCGAAAGCCTGCGTCCGGACCGTGCCGTGGACGGCCTGGTCTGGGCGTTATCCGCGGATCGCCTGTTGTCGTCCGACGATGCCGCGCTGGATGCACTGGCCCAGGCGATGTTCACGCGCGTGTACTCGGTGCAGGAGCGCTACGCGTATGCGTTGCCCGTGTACCTGGTGCTGACACGCATGGACGCCGTGCCCGGCTTCGATGCGTTCTGGGCGGCGCAGGACCCGGCCCTGCGCCGCGAGATCGTCGGCTGGTCCAGTTCCACTCTCGATGACAACGGCACACCGGCGGAATGGATCGCCAAGGCCTTCGGCAAGCTGCTGGACGGCCTGCGCACGCTGGTGCTGGCCAGCGCGGCGGCGCGCGACCATATCGACGACGCGGACGATTTCTTCCTGTTTCCCCAGCACATGCGGCGCCTGCAGGTGCCGTTGCAGCGTGTGCTGGATGTCGTGTTCAAGCCCAATATGTACGAGACACGGGCGTTCTGTCGCGGTATCTATTTCGTCGGGCCGGATGGCAGCGACGGCGCGGCGGCCAGCGCACCACGCCGGGACGTCGGTTTCCTGGGCGACCTGCTGGCCGAGAAGGTGTTCGGCGAGAAGGGCCTGGCGCAGCGCACGCGCAAAGGCATCCTCGCGCGCAACCGCCTGCTGCGCGGGTTGCAGCTGGGCGTCGCGGCGGCGGCGCTGGCAGGGGTCGTCGCGCTGCCCTGGACGGCATGGCACGTGGCCTCGCGGGGCAAGGCCCTGCACGACATGGTCGTCGATGTCTCGGCCAGCAGCGATGCGCTGGCCCGTGGCGGCTGCCTGGATGCACGGCGCTTCAACGAACTGGTCGGGCAGATCGCACGGCTGGACACGCGCACCCGTTACCTCGCGATCCCGGCTTCATGGGTCGATCGGCGCATTCCCGACGGGGTGGTGCGCACCGTCTCGGGCAAGGCGCTGGATCAGGTGTTGCTGCCGTCGCTGGCCTGCGAGTTGCAGAAGCGTATCGATACCTTGTCGTCGGCGGTGCTGGCGCCGGCCGGTGGCGACGTGCCCCCGGACCAGGCATTCGAGCGCGCGCACGCACAACTCGACGCTCAGCTGTCGCACCTGGCGGCGTTGGAGGATGCGCTGGCGCGCTTCCGTACCCTGGGCCACCCCGCGGACGAGGGCGGCGTGCGTGCGTTGCTGGCGGCGTTCGCCGATGTGTCGCGTTACGTGCACGGCAAGCCGGTGCCGAGGGATGCGCTGGCAGCCGACGGCATGCTCGGCAAGGCGTTGCTCGCGGCCCGTTACGGGTCGGCGCCGGACATCGGCCACGACCGCCAGCGCCAGCTCATCGAGCGTTTCGACACCATGGCCGAAGGAGCCGCCAGCGACCTGTCCCGGCGCGTGGCCTCGGGCCCCGCGCTGCTGGCCGAACTGAAGGACGACCGGCCGCCGGTGCTTCCCACCCTGCGTGCCTTCGACGACTGGTTGCGCTGGGTCGGCACGGGCTGGGTGTTGTCCACGCCCGCGTCCAATCCTTGCGCACGCGAGGTGGATGCCCTGCGCCCCGGTATCGACGTGCTGATCCGCAAGCATGGTTACGATGCCTCGTTGCGCGACACGCTGGGCCACTTCGACACGACCCATTGCTACCTGCCCGCGGTGGCCACGCTGCGCCAGGCCTCGGTGCCGCCTTACGGCGCGCTGTTCACGGTGAACGCGACCACGGGTGAGTTGCAGGGCATCAGCCCCGGGCTGGCCGCCGAGGCCAGCGGCCTGCATGGACTGGCCGGCATGGGCTTCATGCAGGTGGCTTCCATGCAGGCGTTCAGTTGCAACGGCTCGGCCGGTGGGTTCCGCGCGGGGGCGTTCGACGAAGTGCTGGGTGAACTGCGCGACTACCAGGCGTTCGGCACGCGTGAGCGCCAGGCGCATCCCGTGGCCGAAGGCACCGAGCCGCTGTACGAGCGCATCGCGCATGCGCAGCTGGCGCGCACGCTGGAAGACAGCCTGGCGCGCAACCAGCGCCAGCGCGTCGGCGAGGGCGATTCGCCGGGGCTGGACGCGGTCTCGACCCTGGATCGGGAGCTGTCGACGGAAAGCGCGGCCCTGTCGGCGTCCATCGGACCGATGTTGCAATCGTTGCAGCAACTGCGCCAGCTGCGTTTCGCCGCACTGGCCGATAGCGTCGGCCAGTGCGCGCGCAACTACGCCTCGGGCATGCTGATGGACGTCTCCGGACTGGCCTCGGCCAGCCAGCTATACGCGCCGCCCGTGCAGGCGGCGAACGAGGCGGGCGACGCGCCGATGTTCGACCTGGGCAGCACCCCGGTGCTGCAGGCGTACCTGCAACGGCAACTGGCGCGCGCTCAGGTGCTGTCCGGTTACGCCGCGCCCTTCGTCACGCTGTTGAAGAACTCGCGCGGCACCAGCGATACCCATCGGCTGAACGCGCAGACCGACGTCTACTGGGACGGCACGATCGACCAGTTCAATCGCGCCGTGCAGTTCGCCGATCCGGCGGGGCAGGTGGCCGGGCTGGAAGACCTGTTCCTCAAGCAGCTGGCCACGCTCACCTATGCCACGTGCGATGCGGCGCTGTCGGCCTATCGTGGCCCGGCCGGGGGCAACGACCTGTTCTCGGCGCGACGCGAGGCGATGCTGCGCCAGGCCACGCTGGCATGTACGGCGCAGGGCAAGGCCGGCTCCGAACTACACTTCTATCGCATCGCCATGCTGTTCAACAGCGAGGTGGCCGGGCGCTACCCGTTCGGTCCGCCGGATGCGCACGAGGTAACGCCGGATACGGTACGGGCGTTCTTCGTGTACTACGCGAAGGAGAAGGTCGAACTGACGACCTGGCTGGCCACCGCCAAGGGCGACCGCGCCGCCCGCATGAAGACGTTCATCGCGCAGCTGGACGCCGTGCAGGCCTTCTTTGCCGGCAACCTTTCGGTGGTGCCGGTCGGTGCGCCGCTGTCCATGGAGGTGACCTTCCGTGCGCGCCCGCAGGATTCGCCGCTGAGCAACCAGCTGGTGGGCTGGACGCTGTCCAGCGGCACCGGCAAGGCCAACTGGCCCGATGTGGCGCCGACGCTGGCGTGGACGTTCGGCCAGCCGGTGTCCCTCGACCTGGCCTGGGCGGACAGCTCGCGCTACACGCCGGTGGCCGATCCGGCGCAGGCGGACCTGGGCGTGAACGGCCACCATGCCGTGTATCGCGCGGACGGCCCCTGGGCGCTGCTGCACTTCATCGAAGCGCATCGTGTGCCGTCCGCCGGCGGCCTGGACCCCGATGCGGTGCTGCTCGGGTTCGACGTGCCCACCGTTATCACCGCGCCGCTGGCCGGCGAAGACGCGATCGCCAGGGCGCAGCTGTACATCACGCTGCGGCTTTCGGCGAACGATCCGACCACGCATTCCGCACTGCCGCTGCACGTACCCGTGTTCCCGCAACAGGCCCCGGAGCCGTAA
- a CDS encoding CoA-acylating methylmalonate-semialdehyde dehydrogenase, protein MNPAATHVATVKLLIDGEFVESATTQWRDVVNPATQVVLARVPFATPAEVEAAVDAARRAFVTWRKTPIGARARIFLKYQQLIREHMAELAATLTAEQGKTLPDAEGDVFRGLEVVEHAAAIGNLQLGELANNVAGGVDTYTLLQPLGVCAGITPFNFPAMIPLWMFPMAIATGNTFVLKPSEQDPMVTMRLVELAVEAGIPRGVLNVVHGGEDVVNAICDHPQIKAVSFVGSTRVGTHVYHRASQAGKRVQCMMGAKNHAVVLPDAHREQTLNAMVGAAFGAAGQRCMAASTAVLVGAAREWLPDLVARAKTLKVNAGSEAGTDVGPVISCAARDRVHALIDAGVAEGATLELDGRDCRVPGYEQGNFVGPTIFSGVRPGMRIYDEEIFGPVLVVLTVDTLDEAITLVNANPNGNGTALFTGSGAAARRFQEDIDVGQVGINVPIPVPVPLFSFTGSRASKLGDLGPYGKQAVMFYTQTKTVTSRWFDDGGTGQGVNTTISLK, encoded by the coding sequence ATGAACCCGGCCGCGACTCATGTCGCCACGGTAAAGCTGCTGATCGACGGCGAGTTCGTCGAATCGGCCACCACGCAATGGCGTGACGTGGTCAACCCGGCCACGCAGGTGGTGCTGGCACGCGTGCCCTTCGCCACGCCGGCGGAAGTCGAGGCGGCGGTGGATGCCGCGCGCCGCGCCTTCGTCACCTGGCGCAAGACGCCCATCGGTGCGCGGGCGCGCATCTTCCTCAAGTACCAGCAACTGATCCGCGAGCACATGGCCGAACTGGCCGCGACGCTCACGGCGGAGCAGGGCAAGACGCTGCCCGATGCCGAAGGCGACGTGTTCCGTGGCCTGGAGGTGGTGGAACACGCGGCGGCCATCGGCAACCTGCAGCTGGGCGAGCTGGCCAACAACGTGGCCGGCGGTGTGGATACCTACACGCTGCTGCAACCGCTGGGCGTATGCGCGGGCATCACGCCGTTCAACTTCCCGGCGATGATTCCGCTGTGGATGTTCCCGATGGCGATCGCCACGGGTAACACCTTCGTGCTGAAACCGTCGGAGCAGGACCCGATGGTGACCATGCGCCTGGTCGAACTGGCCGTGGAAGCGGGCATCCCCCGCGGCGTGCTCAACGTCGTGCACGGTGGCGAGGACGTGGTCAACGCGATCTGCGACCACCCGCAGATCAAGGCGGTGTCGTTCGTCGGTTCCACCCGCGTCGGCACCCATGTCTACCATCGCGCGTCGCAGGCCGGCAAGCGCGTACAGTGCATGATGGGCGCGAAGAACCACGCCGTGGTGCTCCCCGATGCCCATCGCGAGCAGACGCTCAACGCGATGGTCGGCGCGGCGTTCGGCGCGGCGGGCCAGCGCTGCATGGCGGCCTCGACGGCCGTACTGGTCGGCGCCGCGCGCGAGTGGCTGCCCGACTTGGTGGCCCGCGCGAAGACGTTGAAGGTCAATGCGGGCAGCGAGGCCGGTACGGATGTCGGCCCGGTCATCTCCTGCGCGGCGCGCGATCGCGTGCACGCCTTGATCGATGCCGGTGTGGCCGAAGGCGCCACCCTTGAACTGGACGGCCGCGATTGCCGCGTGCCGGGCTACGAGCAGGGCAACTTCGTCGGCCCGACCATCTTCTCCGGCGTGCGCCCCGGCATGCGCATCTACGACGAGGAAATCTTCGGTCCCGTGCTCGTCGTGCTCACGGTGGACACGCTGGATGAGGCGATCACGCTGGTCAACGCCAACCCCAACGGCAACGGCACGGCGTTGTTCACGGGCAGCGGCGCCGCGGCGCGTCGTTTCCAGGAGGACATCGACGTGGGGCAGGTCGGCATCAACGTGCCTATCCCGGTGCCGGTGCCGCTGTTCTCGTTCACGGGCTCGCGCGCCTCGAAGCTGGGCGACCTCGGTCCGTACGGCAAGCAGGCGGTCATGTTCTACACGCAGACCAAGACGGTCACCTCGCGCTGGTTCGACGACGGCGGCACGGGTCAGGGCGTCAACACCACCATCAGCCTGAAGTGA
- a CDS encoding GNAT family N-acetyltransferase — protein sequence MLATRSSPAPADRRDDTPTPLVRRIDLADAMALPAFVEQVAEALWCYAGDTLDIVDLSPAGGVFAARLLRAMDRLAVRDGRAPDIRLYLCGGDASSLLRHRRVRDGVRHGQVCLHGWDPSGTDRPPVLRDRVAFLGMGYFQGLDVDLCATHYAQWFDGCMTVSPPQADGVTTVEGAWSPGVGDGPLEARYRDKLASAVLNLPSAGIRAVGAMASLTGGRYLLLAADHGVADLRDIADGGLALPSAWIDGSSAMPVNFHALACAQPDARVAYERTTAASPLLQVTMAGDEPADAFTRVLAPLRGGMDTALALREQARWLSDEAPAAVTLAVLRAAAFDPHALVLRGLREEGDALARSHWRDALQCSGELARDETTTDACQRVGACAADLGLWGLAVDVLAPLQASLVDDVADRLTWSLLHAGDVTAAQAMLGNPEDDEPAWKTYIRDHVRYCRALPWFAAAHAVDGELRLEPLAWHHAPSWLRQYRDPHIGIVTRLPALEDVDAVREWIAFQQADPQRACFALVDRADGFVGSVGYQHAGSAGYFHFWIGADHQNRGLGRRAARLLARQAVEVGIDVFYTSAYRDNTRSIAALHALGFQPMAAHAAPPDDDLLFFQQALGKGASPSIDGLRQLCFAIGCPFDPLDLSPDRAFAR from the coding sequence ATGCTGGCCACCCGTTCTTCACCCGCGCCCGCGGATCGCCGCGACGACACGCCGACGCCGCTCGTCCGGCGCATCGATCTTGCCGATGCCATGGCCTTGCCTGCGTTCGTGGAACAGGTGGCCGAGGCGCTGTGGTGCTATGCCGGGGACACGCTGGACATCGTGGACCTGTCGCCCGCCGGCGGTGTCTTCGCGGCGCGCCTGTTGAGGGCGATGGATCGCCTTGCCGTGCGCGATGGTCGCGCGCCGGACATCCGGCTGTACCTGTGCGGCGGCGATGCGTCGTCGCTGCTGCGTCACCGCCGCGTGCGCGACGGGGTACGGCACGGACAGGTCTGCCTGCACGGATGGGATCCCTCCGGCACCGACCGTCCACCCGTGCTGCGCGATCGCGTCGCATTCCTCGGCATGGGCTACTTCCAGGGGCTCGACGTCGACCTGTGCGCGACGCATTACGCGCAGTGGTTCGATGGATGCATGACGGTGTCACCCCCGCAAGCCGATGGCGTCACTACCGTGGAGGGCGCATGGTCGCCCGGTGTCGGCGATGGCCCGCTGGAAGCGCGCTATCGCGACAAGCTGGCCAGTGCGGTGCTGAACCTGCCCTCGGCGGGTATTCGCGCCGTGGGCGCCATGGCCTCGCTGACGGGTGGGCGCTACCTGCTGCTTGCCGCGGATCACGGCGTCGCCGACCTTCGCGATATCGCCGACGGCGGCCTGGCGCTGCCTTCGGCATGGATCGACGGCAGTTCCGCGATGCCGGTGAACTTCCATGCGCTGGCCTGCGCCCAGCCGGATGCGCGGGTGGCATACGAGAGGACCACCGCCGCCTCGCCGCTGTTGCAGGTGACGATGGCCGGTGACGAACCAGCCGATGCATTCACCCGGGTGCTTGCGCCGCTTCGTGGCGGCATGGACACCGCGCTGGCCTTGCGCGAGCAGGCCCGCTGGCTGTCGGACGAGGCGCCCGCGGCGGTCACCCTCGCCGTGCTACGGGCAGCGGCCTTCGATCCGCATGCGCTCGTTTTGCGTGGCCTGCGCGAGGAAGGGGATGCGCTCGCGCGCTCGCACTGGCGGGATGCCTTGCAATGCAGCGGGGAGCTGGCGCGTGACGAAACCACCACCGATGCCTGCCAGCGCGTGGGCGCCTGCGCGGCCGACCTGGGATTGTGGGGCCTCGCCGTGGACGTGCTCGCGCCGCTACAGGCATCGCTGGTCGACGACGTGGCCGACCGGCTCACCTGGTCGTTGCTGCATGCCGGCGATGTCACGGCGGCGCAGGCCATGCTCGGTAACCCGGAAGACGACGAGCCAGCATGGAAGACCTATATCCGCGACCACGTACGCTATTGCCGCGCGTTGCCGTGGTTCGCTGCGGCGCATGCGGTGGACGGGGAACTGCGCCTGGAACCGCTGGCCTGGCATCACGCCCCGTCGTGGCTGCGCCAGTATCGCGATCCGCACATCGGTATCGTGACCCGCTTGCCCGCGCTCGAGGACGTGGACGCGGTGCGCGAGTGGATCGCCTTCCAGCAGGCCGATCCGCAGCGCGCCTGCTTCGCCCTGGTCGACCGGGCGGACGGCTTCGTCGGTTCGGTGGGCTACCAGCACGCCGGAAGCGCGGGGTATTTCCATTTCTGGATCGGCGCGGACCACCAGAACCGCGGGCTGGGGCGCCGGGCTGCACGGCTGCTCGCCCGGCAGGCGGTAGAGGTGGGCATCGATGTGTTCTACACCTCGGCGTACCGTGACAACACCCGTTCGATCGCCGCGCTGCACGCGCTGGGTTTCCAGCCGATGGCGGCGCACGCGGCGCCGCCGGACGACGACCTGCTGTTCTTCCAGCAGGCGCTGGGAAAGGGCGCGTCGCCATCGATCGACGGCTTGCGCCAGCTCTGCTTCGCCATCGGCTGTCCCTTCGATCCGCTGGATCTGTCGCCCGACCGGGCTTTCGCGAGGTAG
- the tssA gene encoding type VI secretion system protein TssA, which translates to MSPAHPTPASFEGGYFQTHFGRSLERLLAPIPGHDPTGSPVRGTSAYRALSEARRGDDPSLPMGPWAAELRRSNWPRVSRIIVSVLSEQTKDLQLAAWLLESEIHERGHIAVAPCIALMQALCETFWERLYPRTDDASFEALGNVVRWVDDKLMPALSLAPLVGENEQAVSWSAWEMARRFERIKAVQRELPEEAAEAPTLADLAALVGRQSTDHLRRRVVDLDTAHAAILAFEGSLRAQASDMPSLSRLRGLLERMQSPMREELAQRGVALREPEEVPVEQAPSVDAGGDDVVAAGRDAAADSDAGAGDGHAGTDHDESDDDTSPGYEPLDPVAERQRAYDVLEDIAAFLARIEPHSPVPYLLRRAVLWGGMNSAQLYHAIFVEGGGRLDMLDILGITDGTTSE; encoded by the coding sequence ATGTCGCCAGCCCATCCCACGCCCGCCTCGTTCGAGGGCGGCTACTTCCAAACGCACTTCGGTCGCTCGCTGGAGCGTCTGCTGGCGCCCATCCCCGGGCACGACCCCACCGGGTCGCCCGTACGTGGCACCTCGGCCTACCGTGCCCTGTCCGAAGCGCGGCGCGGCGACGACCCGTCGTTGCCGATGGGCCCGTGGGCGGCCGAACTGCGTCGTTCCAACTGGCCACGCGTCTCGCGGATCATCGTATCGGTGCTATCCGAGCAAACCAAGGACCTGCAGCTTGCCGCATGGCTGCTGGAGTCGGAGATCCACGAGCGCGGCCACATCGCGGTGGCGCCGTGCATCGCCCTGATGCAGGCGCTGTGCGAAACGTTCTGGGAGCGCCTTTATCCGCGCACCGACGACGCCAGTTTCGAGGCCCTGGGCAACGTGGTGCGCTGGGTCGACGACAAGCTGATGCCGGCGCTGTCCCTGGCACCGCTGGTCGGCGAGAACGAGCAGGCGGTGAGCTGGTCGGCCTGGGAAATGGCGCGCCGTTTCGAGCGGATCAAGGCCGTGCAGCGCGAACTGCCCGAGGAGGCCGCGGAAGCACCCACCCTGGCTGACCTGGCGGCGCTGGTAGGGCGGCAGTCCACGGATCACTTGCGTCGACGCGTCGTCGATCTGGACACGGCCCATGCGGCGATCCTCGCCTTCGAGGGCAGCCTGCGCGCGCAGGCGTCGGACATGCCCTCGCTGTCGCGACTGCGTGGGTTGCTGGAGCGCATGCAGTCGCCCATGCGCGAGGAACTGGCGCAGCGTGGCGTGGCGCTGCGCGAGCCCGAAGAGGTGCCGGTCGAGCAGGCGCCGTCCGTCGATGCGGGCGGCGACGATGTCGTGGCCGCCGGGCGCGATGCCGCTGCCGATAGCGATGCCGGAGCGGGCGACGGTCATGCCGGCACGGACCACGACGAGTCGGACGACGACACATCGCCCGGGTACGAGCCGCTCGACCCCGTGGCCGAACGCCAGCGCGCCTACGACGTCCTCGAGGACATCGCCGCGTTCCTTGCGCGCATCGAACCGCATAGCCCTGTGCCCTACCTGCTGCGGCGCGCCGTGCTGTGGGGCGGCATGAATTCCGCGCAGCTTTACCACGCCATCTTCGTGGAGGGAGGCGGACGCCTCGACATGCTCGACATACTCGGCATCACCGACGGTACGACCTCCGAGTGA